Proteins encoded within one genomic window of Halomonas sp. YLGW01:
- a CDS encoding DUF3581 domain-containing protein, translating into MFLDNFHQVHDGRISISAEQASHFAKQVAGDYNPIHNPDARRFCVPGDLLFSLVLSKFGLSQCMTFHFRSMVGAEVALDFQEHDDGAIRVTDEAGKVYLEVERSGELTHDEDVIEAFTRRYVAFSGKNFPHYLKPLMQTHGVMFNPQRPLVIYDSMGFSLDRLDVEDPALELEASSFEVLGKRGEALLEFGLTACGQNIGRGSKKLVVSGLRDYDAAAMDEIVCEFYRLKAAYEAAV; encoded by the coding sequence ATGTTTCTCGACAACTTCCACCAGGTCCATGACGGCCGTATCAGCATCAGCGCGGAGCAGGCTAGCCATTTCGCCAAGCAGGTCGCGGGAGACTACAACCCCATCCACAACCCCGATGCGCGGCGGTTCTGTGTGCCGGGGGATCTGCTGTTTTCGCTGGTATTGTCGAAGTTTGGCCTGTCCCAGTGCATGACCTTCCATTTTCGCAGCATGGTGGGGGCCGAGGTCGCACTGGATTTTCAGGAGCATGACGATGGCGCTATCCGGGTCACCGACGAGGCCGGCAAGGTCTATCTCGAAGTCGAACGCAGCGGTGAGCTGACGCACGACGAGGACGTCATCGAGGCCTTCACCCGTCGCTATGTCGCGTTTTCCGGCAAGAACTTCCCGCACTACCTGAAGCCCCTGATGCAGACCCATGGCGTCATGTTCAACCCCCAGCGCCCGCTGGTGATCTACGACAGCATGGGCTTCTCGCTGGATCGGCTCGACGTCGAGGACCCGGCCCTCGAGCTCGAGGCCTCCTCCTTCGAGGTGCTCGGCAAGCGTGGCGAGGCCCTGCTCGAGTTTGGCCTCACCGCCTGCGGCCAGAACATCGGCCGTGGCTCGAAGAAGCTGGTGGTCAGTGGCCTGCGCGACTACGATGCCGCCGCGATGGACGAGATCGTCTGCGAGTTCTATCGTCTCAAGGCCGCCTACGAGGCAGCCGTCTAG
- the lpoB gene encoding penicillin-binding protein activator LpoB, producing MKKYCLFALCLTVLLAGCAAPTRYVDPANDQGAVTMTLDYRDFEKAAMESVDSMLSSGAVENPNGGRYVMVVSRIVNDTMQRIDTDRLAKKIRVELLRSGRVVTTTAVGIDGPEDDMNMLARDLRNSEEFDQRGVQRKGTLQAPDLSLSGKIHQANHEVDGEQQVEYYVQLTLTDLASGLAFWEGETPIIKRGSDASVAW from the coding sequence ATGAAGAAGTATTGCTTGTTCGCCCTCTGTCTCACGGTTCTGCTGGCTGGCTGTGCGGCGCCGACTCGTTATGTCGATCCGGCCAATGACCAGGGCGCCGTCACCATGACGCTGGATTATCGCGACTTCGAGAAGGCGGCCATGGAGTCTGTCGATTCGATGCTGTCGAGTGGTGCCGTCGAGAATCCGAACGGTGGCCGATACGTGATGGTGGTTAGTCGCATCGTCAACGACACCATGCAGCGCATCGATACCGACCGACTGGCCAAGAAGATTCGTGTCGAGCTGCTGCGCTCGGGTCGCGTCGTGACCACGACCGCAGTAGGCATCGATGGCCCCGAGGATGACATGAACATGCTTGCTCGAGATCTTCGGAATTCCGAGGAGTTCGATCAGCGCGGTGTACAGCGCAAGGGGACCTTGCAGGCTCCGGACCTGAGCCTGTCGGGCAAGATCCACCAGGCCAACCACGAGGTGGATGGTGAGCAACAGGTGGAATACTACGTGCAGCTGACCCTCACCGATCTCGCCAGTGGTCTGGCGTTCTGGGAGGGCGAGACGCCCATCATCAAGCGGGGCTCGGATGCCTCGGTGGCCTGGTAA